Proteins encoded within one genomic window of Triticum aestivum cultivar Chinese Spring chromosome 2D, IWGSC CS RefSeq v2.1, whole genome shotgun sequence:
- the LOC123053231 gene encoding ATP synthase subunit d, mitochondrial produces MSGVKKVTDVAAKAGKAIDWDGLAKMLVSDEARKEFANLRRTFEDVNHQLQTKFSQEPKPIDWEYYKKGIGSKVVDMYKEAYDSIEIPKYVDTVTPEYKPKFDALLIEMKEAEKTSLKESERIEKEIAELKEMKKKISTMTADEYFAKHPELKKKFDDEIRNDYWGY; encoded by the exons ATGAGCGGGGTGAAGAAGGTGACGGACGTTGCGGCCAAGGCCGGGAAGGCGATCGACTGGGACGGCCTGGCCAAGATGCTCGTCTCCGACGAGGCCCGGAAGGAGTTCGCCAACCTCCGCCGCACCTTCGAGGACGTCAACCACCAGCTCCAGACCAAGTTCTCCCAG GAACCAAAGCCAATTGACTGGGAATACTACAAAAAGGGAATCGGATCGAAAGTTGTGGATATGTACAAGGAGGCTTATGATA GCATTGAGATCCCAAAGTATGTTGACACTGTCACTCCTGAGTACAAGCCAAAGTTTGATGCTCTG TTAATTGAAATGAAGGAAGCAGAGAAGACATCTCTGAAGGAATCAGAGAGGATAGAGAAGGAGATTGCTGAATTGAAAGAGATGAAG AAAAAGATCAGCACAATGACAGCAGACGAGTACTTTGCGAAGCACCCTGAACTCAAGAAGAAGTTTGATGATGAGATCCGTAACGATTACTGGGGATACTAG